One genomic window of Hymenobacter sp. J193 includes the following:
- a CDS encoding YfiM family protein has product MLWVIRVFWLGLLLVGGWPAFAQVPRAQPDTLTLRATTTTPPQFPPPPDSSQLSRRLPILAGGLAVTYTGTLYLLSKSWYTGERVPLHWFDDAREWKQLDKAGHFWGAFHESRGAVDMLRWAGVPERRALWYGGFVGFLLQSPIELLDGRDPAYGASATDLAANFLGSAGLIGQQLAWGEVRIMPKYSFHTTRYAALRPNVLGKSLGEQHLKDYNGQTYWLCVDVGAWLPASSRWPRWLQPALGYGAQQMVYNDPKANAALGLHPYRQYYLSLDVDLRRIPTRSKLLKRVFYVASIFHLPAPALEFNRQRGVVVRGLYY; this is encoded by the coding sequence ATGCTGTGGGTTATCCGCGTTTTCTGGTTGGGGCTGCTGCTTGTGGGCGGGTGGCCTGCCTTTGCGCAGGTGCCCCGCGCCCAGCCCGACACACTCACGCTAAGGGCAACCACTACCACACCGCCACAGTTCCCGCCTCCCCCCGACTCCAGCCAGCTCAGCCGCCGCCTGCCCATACTGGCCGGGGGCCTGGCTGTAACCTACACCGGCACACTCTATCTGCTAAGCAAAAGCTGGTATACCGGTGAGCGGGTGCCGCTGCATTGGTTTGATGACGCCCGCGAGTGGAAGCAGCTCGACAAAGCCGGTCATTTCTGGGGCGCTTTCCACGAAAGCCGAGGCGCCGTGGACATGCTACGCTGGGCCGGCGTGCCCGAGCGGCGGGCCCTGTGGTACGGCGGCTTCGTGGGGTTTCTGCTGCAAAGCCCCATTGAATTGCTCGACGGCCGCGACCCGGCCTACGGCGCCTCGGCCACTGATTTGGCGGCCAACTTTCTGGGCTCGGCGGGCCTTATCGGGCAGCAGCTGGCCTGGGGCGAGGTGCGCATCATGCCCAAGTATTCGTTTCATACTACCCGCTACGCCGCTTTGCGCCCCAACGTGCTGGGTAAAAGCCTGGGCGAGCAGCACCTGAAGGACTACAATGGCCAGACGTACTGGCTGTGCGTGGACGTGGGGGCCTGGCTGCCGGCTTCCTCGCGCTGGCCCCGCTGGCTGCAGCCGGCCCTGGGCTACGGGGCCCAGCAGATGGTGTACAACGACCCGAAAGCCAACGCCGCCCTCGGCCTCCACCCCTACCGGCAGTACTATCTCAGCCTCGACGTAGACCTGCGGCGCATTCCCACCCGCAGCAAGCTGCTCAAGCGCGTGTTCTACGTGGCCAGCATCTTCCACCTGCCTGCCCCCGCCCTGGAGTTCAACCGCCAGCGCGGTGTGGTTGTGCGCGGGCTTTATTATTAA
- a CDS encoding Smr/MutS family protein produces MNVGDRVRLLTGREEGIITRLLDNDLVEVAIDNDFTIPVLRREVVVVAAEETKAFGQSAASVAAEKKAAASGAAQAAKAAGVSASPAAAQKANSPAPLPAAKNAAPVVQKGVYLALTHQSPELLAVQLVNHTDQEVLYTFGEERKEQYRALGADKLAAKAASAPLGHWHLKDFDQWPALVVQLLPYKLNSNTAYELLTKRLQFKAASFYTSRQPNVPVLQREAYLFQLDEKPAPPAVIAPEKLAETLKAQFTGNAPAKPAAIAPAPEPAKAIKAPPHEVDLHLEALRPEGAEGLSNTAILKLQLDAFEDTLSRALATNMHEIVFIHGSGNGTLRKELHKLLSRNRDIKFFEDSKKEKFGYGATLVRLK; encoded by the coding sequence ATGAACGTAGGAGACCGAGTACGCCTGCTCACCGGGCGCGAGGAAGGCATCATCACCCGCCTGCTCGACAACGACCTGGTAGAAGTAGCCATTGATAACGACTTCACCATTCCGGTGCTGCGCCGCGAAGTGGTGGTAGTAGCCGCCGAAGAAACCAAAGCCTTCGGGCAAAGCGCCGCCTCGGTTGCCGCCGAGAAAAAAGCCGCCGCCAGCGGGGCCGCCCAAGCGGCTAAAGCCGCCGGAGTATCTGCCTCGCCCGCCGCGGCGCAGAAAGCCAACAGTCCTGCCCCGCTGCCGGCCGCCAAAAATGCCGCACCGGTGGTACAGAAAGGCGTGTATCTGGCCCTCACCCACCAGTCGCCGGAGCTGCTGGCGGTGCAGCTCGTGAACCATACCGACCAGGAAGTGCTTTACACCTTTGGGGAGGAGCGCAAGGAGCAGTACCGTGCCTTGGGCGCCGATAAGCTGGCGGCCAAAGCGGCCAGCGCGCCGCTGGGCCACTGGCACCTCAAGGATTTCGACCAGTGGCCGGCCCTGGTGGTGCAGCTGCTGCCCTACAAGCTCAACAGCAACACAGCCTACGAGCTGCTCACCAAGCGCCTGCAATTCAAGGCCGCCAGCTTCTACACCAGCCGCCAGCCCAACGTGCCGGTGCTCCAGCGCGAGGCGTATCTGTTTCAGCTGGATGAAAAGCCTGCGCCGCCCGCCGTTATTGCGCCCGAGAAGCTGGCCGAAACCCTGAAAGCCCAGTTCACCGGCAATGCCCCGGCCAAGCCCGCCGCCATTGCGCCCGCGCCGGAGCCAGCCAAGGCCATTAAGGCCCCGCCTCACGAAGTAGACCTTCACCTGGAAGCCCTGCGCCCCGAAGGCGCCGAGGGCCTTAGCAACACGGCCATTCTCAAGCTCCAGCTCGATGCCTTCGAGGATACATTGAGCCGCGCCCTGGCTACCAACATGCACGAAATCGTGTTCATCCACGGCTCCGGCAACGGCACGCTGCGCAAAGAGCTGCACAAGCTCCTGAGCCGCAACCGCGACATCAAGTTTTTCGAGGACTCCAAGAAAGAAAAGTTCGGCTACGGCGCCACCCTGGTACGGCTGAAGTAA
- a CDS encoding N-acetylglucosamine kinase: MIIIADGGSTKTNWCLLDNEGNKIYFNTEGYNPYFIDTPGIVASLEKSLPDTLPRQEVSELYYYGAGCSVPEKVETVAKAMRQVFSGARVYVGHDLLAAARALLGRDMGFAAILGTGTNSCIYNGQDVELNIDSLGYFLGDEGSGSYIGKRLLRDFMRGYLPDGLQEAFRAQYELTNEEIFDRLYNQPLPNRFLASFSKFAYDHNNISYCREIVLDGFEAFFRNLVAHYPSYQNYSFNCVGSVGYNFRDALEQVAKGYGMEVGKIIRSPIDDLVHYHTVLTR, encoded by the coding sequence ATGATCATCATTGCCGACGGCGGCTCGACGAAAACCAACTGGTGCCTGCTTGACAACGAGGGTAACAAAATCTACTTCAACACGGAAGGCTACAACCCGTACTTTATCGACACGCCCGGTATTGTGGCCTCGCTGGAGAAGAGCCTGCCCGATACGTTGCCCCGACAGGAAGTAAGCGAGCTGTACTACTATGGCGCCGGCTGCTCGGTACCGGAGAAGGTGGAAACGGTGGCCAAGGCCATGCGCCAGGTGTTCAGTGGGGCACGCGTGTATGTGGGCCACGATCTGCTGGCCGCCGCCCGCGCCCTGCTGGGCCGCGACATGGGTTTTGCCGCCATCCTGGGTACGGGCACCAACTCCTGCATCTATAATGGGCAGGACGTGGAGCTTAACATCGACTCGCTGGGCTACTTCCTCGGCGACGAAGGCAGCGGCTCCTACATCGGCAAGCGCCTGCTCCGCGACTTTATGCGCGGCTACCTGCCCGATGGCCTGCAGGAAGCTTTCCGGGCGCAGTACGAGCTGACCAACGAGGAAATCTTCGACCGCCTCTACAACCAGCCGCTGCCCAACCGCTTCCTGGCTTCGTTCAGCAAGTTTGCCTACGACCACAACAACATCAGCTACTGCCGCGAGATTGTGCTGGACGGGTTCGAGGCATTTTTCCGCAACCTGGTGGCCCATTACCCCAGCTACCAGAACTACTCCTTCAACTGCGTGGGCTCGGTGGGCTACAACTTCCGCGACGCGCTGGAGCAGGTAGCCAAGGGCTACGGCATGGAAGTAGGCAAGATCATCCGCTCCCCCATCGATGACCTCGTGCACTACCACACCGTGCTGACGCGTTAG
- a CDS encoding cellulase family glycosylhydrolase, giving the protein MLLGLLLFLAGIGPAQAQKPLPKTDVYIDKGGVLRWQGSREEVALFGVNYTAPFAYSYRAHRRLGVPLEQAIDQDVYHLSRLGIDAFRVHVWDVEITDTVGNLLANEHLRLLDYLVQRLKQRGIKIILTPIAYWGNGYPEPDTAQTGFSAIYPKGRAYNNPRAVQAQENYLKQFLNHRNQYTGQLNREDPDIIAYEVCNEPHYRQPEAEVSQFVERMVAAMRSTGYRKPIFYNIAESPTVANAILNSPVQGFTFQWYPSALVGGHTQRGNLLPLVNQYPIPYARDPRFSSKPRMVYEFESADILQPIMYPMMARSFRSAGFQWATQFAYDPLAIAYANTEYQTHYLNLAYTPAKALSLLIAGKVFRQVKRGQSFGAFPQDSTFGDFRISYRAGVSELNTPEEFYYTSSTTTQPRKPTALRRVAGTGSSPIVHYEGTGAYFLDQLASGVWRLEVMPDAIEVRDPFATTSLRQSVTRIAWNAQPMRLTLPGLGADFTVRGLNPSNTFQSQASEGTVRLQPGVYLVAARGKNIAAFTAQTTLGAIRLGEFVAPAASTLPAQVLHTPPAQLVAGQPALLRATVAGAGATDSLFLIAQHFYGRTRTIPMRRLTLTSAEANVPAELLYPGLLRYSIVLRHQDRSTTFPGGFAGSSLAWDYAPQDRWEALIVAPGTALPLFRAAQDRQLVETGGVNGAGWADYISTPTGQLALRLLQAPPAAAPIPFADAKAPVAFLRAYFGDRLAARASEAGNFTEVVVRGQRSAGAGRVRLVLTSRDAAAYVAEVELGAEVQDVRVPLSAFRPGAQMLLPRPYPSFLPLTFQVSGPPVVPVAQLEVLQVLLEPAAAPASSDRPSVDIESVYLR; this is encoded by the coding sequence ATGCTGCTCGGGCTACTGCTTTTTCTGGCGGGCATCGGGCCGGCCCAGGCCCAGAAGCCGCTGCCCAAAACCGACGTATACATCGATAAAGGCGGCGTGCTGCGCTGGCAGGGCAGCCGCGAAGAAGTGGCGCTTTTCGGGGTGAACTATACCGCGCCGTTTGCATACTCCTACCGCGCCCACCGGCGGCTGGGCGTGCCGCTGGAACAGGCCATCGACCAGGATGTGTACCACCTTTCGCGCCTGGGCATCGACGCCTTTCGGGTGCACGTGTGGGACGTGGAAATTACCGATACCGTGGGCAACCTGCTGGCCAATGAGCACCTGCGCCTGCTCGACTACCTGGTGCAGCGCCTCAAGCAGCGCGGCATCAAAATCATCCTCACGCCCATTGCCTACTGGGGCAACGGCTACCCCGAGCCCGACACGGCCCAGACGGGCTTTTCGGCCATCTACCCTAAGGGGCGCGCCTACAACAACCCGCGCGCGGTGCAGGCCCAGGAAAACTACCTCAAACAGTTTCTGAATCACCGCAACCAGTACACGGGCCAGCTCAACCGCGAAGACCCCGACATCATTGCCTACGAGGTGTGCAACGAGCCGCACTACCGTCAGCCCGAGGCCGAGGTAAGCCAGTTTGTGGAGCGCATGGTGGCGGCTATGCGCTCTACCGGCTACCGCAAGCCTATCTTCTACAACATTGCCGAAAGCCCGACCGTGGCCAATGCTATTCTGAACAGCCCGGTGCAGGGCTTTACGTTTCAGTGGTACCCCTCGGCGCTGGTGGGCGGCCACACCCAGCGAGGCAACCTGCTCCCGCTCGTAAATCAATACCCGATTCCGTACGCCCGGGACCCGCGCTTTAGCTCCAAGCCGCGCATGGTATACGAGTTTGAGTCGGCCGATATCCTGCAGCCTATAATGTACCCGATGATGGCCCGCAGCTTCCGCTCGGCGGGCTTCCAGTGGGCCACCCAGTTTGCCTACGACCCGCTGGCCATTGCCTACGCCAACACCGAGTACCAGACTCACTACCTCAATCTGGCCTACACGCCGGCCAAAGCCCTCAGCCTGCTGATTGCCGGCAAGGTTTTCCGGCAGGTGAAGCGCGGCCAGTCGTTTGGCGCTTTCCCCCAGGATTCTACGTTTGGAGACTTCCGCATTAGCTACCGGGCCGGCGTAAGCGAGCTGAATACGCCCGAGGAGTTTTACTACACCAGCTCTACCACCACCCAGCCGCGCAAGCCCACTGCCCTGCGCCGCGTGGCCGGCACCGGCTCCTCGCCCATCGTGCACTACGAAGGAACCGGTGCCTACTTCCTCGACCAACTGGCCAGCGGGGTGTGGCGGCTGGAGGTAATGCCCGACGCTATTGAGGTGCGGGACCCGTTTGCCACTACTTCCCTGCGTCAGTCCGTTACGCGCATTGCTTGGAACGCCCAGCCCATGCGTCTCACGCTGCCCGGCTTAGGAGCCGATTTCACGGTGCGGGGGCTGAACCCCAGCAACACCTTCCAGAGCCAGGCCTCCGAGGGCACCGTGCGCTTGCAGCCAGGCGTGTATCTGGTAGCTGCCCGGGGCAAAAACATAGCGGCCTTCACAGCCCAGACTACGCTGGGTGCTATCCGGCTCGGCGAATTTGTAGCCCCGGCCGCCTCTACGTTGCCGGCCCAGGTGCTGCACACTCCGCCAGCGCAACTGGTAGCAGGCCAGCCCGCTCTGCTTCGCGCCACAGTAGCCGGCGCCGGCGCCACCGATTCGCTTTTTCTAATAGCCCAGCATTTCTACGGACGTACCCGCACCATCCCCATGCGCCGGCTCACGCTTACCTCAGCCGAAGCTAACGTGCCGGCCGAGCTGCTGTACCCCGGGCTGCTGCGCTATTCCATTGTACTCAGGCACCAGGACCGCTCCACCACTTTCCCCGGCGGCTTTGCGGGCAGCTCCCTGGCCTGGGACTATGCCCCCCAGGACCGTTGGGAAGCTCTCATTGTGGCTCCCGGCACGGCACTACCCCTTTTTCGGGCTGCCCAGGACCGGCAGCTGGTTGAAACCGGCGGCGTAAACGGGGCCGGCTGGGCTGATTACATAAGTACCCCTACCGGCCAGTTGGCTCTGCGCCTGCTGCAAGCCCCGCCAGCGGCCGCGCCCATTCCGTTTGCCGATGCCAAGGCCCCGGTGGCGTTTCTGCGCGCCTACTTCGGCGACCGGCTAGCAGCCCGAGCCAGTGAAGCGGGCAACTTCACCGAAGTAGTCGTGCGGGGCCAGCGCAGCGCCGGAGCCGGCCGGGTGCGCCTGGTGCTGACGTCGCGGGATGCAGCGGCCTACGTGGCGGAGGTGGAGCTGGGAGCTGAGGTGCAGGACGTGCGCGTGCCGCTTTCCGCTTTCCGACCGGGGGCGCAGATGCTGTTGCCGCGTCCCTACCCCAGCTTTTTGCCGCTGACGTTCCAGGTGTCCGGCCCGCCAGTTGTGCCGGTTGCGCAGCTGGAAGTGTTGCAGGTGCTGCTGGAACCCGCCGCGGCTCCCGCCAGCTCCGACCGGCCTTCCGTTGATATTGAATCCGTGTACCTGCGCTGA
- a CDS encoding M1 family metallopeptidase gives MKLPLLLAASLLSFSALAQQPLPVPRNLQATYAKGTRAENGQPGPNYWQNSADYTLKVSFDPASRRVAGTAQIAYHNQSPDSLRQLLFKIYPNYYQKGAPRAGRISPEDLTEGMQIEALSINGQAVDVANLRPDATNMFVPLPRTLGAKQTAQISVTYSYTLNKGSHMRTGEIEPGADFVAYFFPRVAVYDDIDGWNRHPYIGSQEFYNDFANFSADITVPRNFVVWATGDLTNADAVLGKKYVKRLRDAEKKDAITSIITEADLKKQDITAPNAQNTWHFEAKNVTDFVFATADHYVWQSSSLVVDPATKRRTRVDAVYNTKHKDYEEVIHFARKTVEAMSYTFPKWPFPYSHETIFDGLDQMEYPMMVNDNPVESRQDAITLTDHEIFHTMFPFYMGINETKYAWMDEGWATIGEWLISKQIDPTLDDDYGVAPYAQNAATEADLPIMTLTTQQNGLPFFLNSYPKPAFGYLYVKELLGDELFTKALHTYIRNWNGKHPMPYDFFNSMNAGAGRNLNWFWQRWFFDGGYPDLAIRTVAKTATGYDVTVEAKGTKPVPVYLTITYQDNSTQQLHRTIEVWETGSRTVTVPVPTTKAVKQVKLGATLVPDSYPKDNVWEGR, from the coding sequence ATGAAACTCCCTTTACTTCTCGCCGCTTCTCTTCTCTCCTTCTCGGCCCTGGCCCAGCAGCCGCTGCCGGTGCCGCGCAACCTGCAGGCCACCTACGCCAAAGGCACCCGCGCCGAAAACGGCCAGCCCGGCCCCAACTACTGGCAGAACTCGGCCGACTATACCCTCAAAGTCAGCTTCGACCCGGCCAGCCGGCGCGTGGCGGGCACCGCCCAGATTGCCTACCACAACCAAAGCCCCGACTCGCTGCGGCAGCTCCTGTTCAAAATCTACCCCAACTACTACCAGAAAGGCGCCCCTCGCGCCGGCCGCATCAGCCCCGAAGACCTCACCGAGGGAATGCAGATTGAGGCTTTGAGCATCAACGGTCAGGCCGTGGACGTGGCCAACCTAAGGCCGGACGCTACCAACATGTTCGTGCCCCTGCCCCGCACCCTGGGCGCGAAGCAGACGGCCCAGATCAGCGTGACGTACAGCTACACGCTCAACAAAGGCTCCCACATGCGCACCGGGGAGATTGAGCCGGGCGCCGACTTTGTGGCCTACTTCTTCCCGCGCGTGGCCGTGTACGACGACATCGACGGCTGGAACCGCCACCCCTACATCGGCTCCCAGGAGTTCTACAACGACTTCGCCAACTTCTCGGCCGACATTACCGTGCCCCGCAACTTTGTGGTGTGGGCTACCGGCGACCTGACCAACGCCGACGCGGTGCTAGGCAAAAAATACGTGAAGCGCCTGCGCGACGCGGAAAAGAAGGACGCCATTACCAGCATCATCACCGAAGCCGACCTTAAGAAGCAGGACATAACCGCCCCGAACGCCCAGAACACCTGGCACTTTGAGGCCAAGAACGTGACGGACTTCGTGTTTGCCACCGCCGACCACTACGTGTGGCAGTCGAGCAGCCTGGTGGTGGACCCGGCCACCAAGCGCCGCACCCGCGTGGATGCCGTGTACAACACCAAGCACAAGGACTACGAGGAGGTCATTCACTTCGCCCGCAAAACGGTGGAGGCCATGAGCTACACCTTCCCCAAGTGGCCCTTCCCCTACTCCCACGAAACCATCTTCGACGGCCTCGACCAGATGGAGTACCCCATGATGGTGAACGACAACCCCGTGGAAAGCCGCCAGGACGCCATTACGCTCACCGACCACGAGATTTTCCACACGATGTTCCCGTTCTACATGGGCATCAACGAAACCAAGTACGCCTGGATGGATGAGGGCTGGGCCACCATTGGCGAGTGGCTGATTTCCAAGCAGATTGACCCCACGCTGGACGATGACTACGGCGTGGCGCCCTACGCCCAGAACGCCGCCACCGAAGCAGACTTGCCCATTATGACGTTGACGACCCAGCAGAACGGGCTGCCCTTCTTCCTGAACTCCTACCCCAAGCCGGCTTTCGGCTACCTCTATGTGAAGGAGTTGCTGGGCGACGAGCTGTTCACCAAGGCCCTGCACACCTACATCCGCAACTGGAACGGCAAGCACCCCATGCCCTACGACTTCTTCAACTCCATGAACGCTGGGGCGGGCCGCAACCTCAACTGGTTCTGGCAGCGCTGGTTTTTCGACGGCGGCTACCCCGACCTGGCCATCCGGACCGTAGCCAAAACCGCCACCGGCTACGACGTGACCGTGGAAGCCAAAGGCACCAAGCCCGTGCCCGTATACCTCACCATCACCTACCAGGACAATTCCACCCAGCAGCTGCACCGCACCATCGAAGTCTGGGAAACCGGCTCCCGCACCGTGACGGTGCCCGTGCCCACCACCAAAGCCGTGAAGCAAGTGAAGCTAGGCGCCACCCTCGTGCCCGACAGCTACCCGAAGGATAACGTGTGGGAAGGGAGGTAA
- a CDS encoding alpha-amylase family glycosyl hydrolase, giving the protein MKALRLLLLWAVALAGMPAAYAQVVTADPVFFTETTPVTLTFDATKGDAGLKDFTGEVYIWTGVITDKSTSDSDWKAVVGTTWTPPIAKEKMTRSASNPNLYTITFTPRTYYDKVAAGEKIVKLAMLFRSADGTKSGRNTGGKDIFVDVAQTSALSVRITGPTTAGTTQFVNQNAKVTVTGTASAAATLTLTLNGTQVDQQTNATTLSKEVTLTQAGNNVLKLTATSGTTTATDEITIFASPAATVAALPTGAKKDGVTYINNGKSAILTLTAPGKTAVYAVGEFNNWQPGLQYQLKKTSTTDDVNTRWWVQIDGLTPGQEYAYQFQVDGLRVADPYTEKVLDPNNDQYITAATYPNLKAYPTGKTTGIVSVLQSNEPAYNWQVTNFERPSKLDMVVYELLIRDFVVKHDYKTVTDSLDYLKRLGINVLELMPVNEFEGNESWGYNPSFFFAPDKYYGTKNDLKKLIDEAHKRGIAVVLDMVLNHSFGQSPMVQMYSSNSPWFNAVATHPYNVGTDFNHESEYTRYFSKQVIKFWLDEYHIDGYRYDLAGGFSQVQKTEATYESVFDQSRVNIWKDYYAAQQAASPGSYAILETFVANDEAKALSAAGLMLWGKMTTNYNEATMGYNDGNKSDLSWGYYKQRGFTEPNLVTYMESHDEDRLMYKNLRFGNSSGSYSVKNLNTALSRQETAAAFFFLVPGPRMIWQFGEVGYDKGIFMCPNGTYPGDDGTDPNKYGKDDGCKLSNKPVLDEYYDNPNRRHLYDVYRSLITLRTSQPVFENTSATFTQTTTGAVKTLHLSDASLSMTVLGNFDVVAKTVSPDFQSAGTWYNYLDGTSLTVAAADVSKQLTLQPGEYRVYLSKKVAVPSGTVLPTTTERAALALSFTAAPNPAGSAVRLKYTLPQATQVSVSVVNVLGATVRTVPAAAKQATGAHELSIPVQDLANGVYIVRLQAGGKVATTRLMVQH; this is encoded by the coding sequence ATGAAAGCACTTCGACTTCTACTGCTCTGGGCAGTAGCGCTGGCTGGTATGCCGGCTGCCTACGCCCAGGTAGTTACTGCCGACCCGGTATTCTTCACCGAAACCACACCGGTTACACTCACCTTCGACGCCACCAAAGGCGACGCCGGCCTGAAAGATTTCACCGGCGAGGTGTACATCTGGACGGGCGTTATCACCGACAAGAGCACCAGCGACTCCGACTGGAAAGCCGTAGTAGGCACCACCTGGACGCCGCCCATCGCCAAGGAGAAGATGACGCGCAGCGCCTCCAATCCCAACCTCTACACCATCACCTTCACCCCGCGCACCTACTACGACAAGGTGGCTGCCGGCGAGAAAATCGTGAAGCTGGCCATGCTGTTCCGTAGTGCCGACGGCACCAAGTCGGGCCGCAACACGGGGGGCAAGGATATTTTCGTGGATGTAGCGCAAACGTCGGCGCTGTCGGTGCGCATCACCGGGCCTACCACGGCCGGCACCACGCAGTTTGTGAATCAGAACGCCAAGGTAACCGTCACGGGTACGGCTTCGGCCGCCGCCACGCTCACGCTCACGCTCAACGGCACGCAGGTTGACCAGCAAACCAATGCCACCACGCTCAGCAAGGAAGTGACCCTGACCCAGGCCGGCAACAACGTGCTCAAGCTAACAGCCACCAGCGGCACTACCACGGCCACCGACGAAATTACCATCTTCGCCAGCCCGGCCGCTACCGTGGCGGCCCTGCCGACCGGCGCCAAGAAAGACGGCGTGACGTATATCAACAACGGCAAATCGGCTATTCTCACGCTCACAGCTCCCGGCAAAACCGCCGTGTACGCCGTGGGCGAGTTCAACAACTGGCAGCCCGGCCTGCAGTACCAGCTCAAGAAAACCAGCACCACCGACGACGTGAACACGCGCTGGTGGGTGCAGATTGACGGCCTCACGCCCGGCCAGGAATACGCCTACCAGTTTCAGGTAGACGGCCTGCGCGTGGCTGACCCCTACACCGAAAAAGTGCTGGACCCCAACAACGACCAGTACATTACGGCCGCTACCTACCCCAACCTGAAGGCTTACCCCACGGGCAAAACCACCGGCATCGTATCGGTGCTGCAGTCGAACGAGCCCGCCTATAACTGGCAGGTAACCAACTTCGAGCGTCCCAGCAAGCTGGATATGGTGGTGTACGAGCTGCTGATCCGCGACTTTGTGGTGAAGCACGACTACAAAACCGTAACCGACTCGCTGGATTACCTCAAGCGCCTCGGCATCAACGTGCTGGAGCTGATGCCCGTGAACGAGTTTGAAGGCAACGAAAGCTGGGGCTACAACCCCTCTTTCTTTTTCGCGCCCGACAAGTACTACGGCACCAAGAACGATCTGAAAAAGCTTATCGACGAAGCGCACAAGCGCGGCATTGCCGTGGTGCTCGACATGGTGCTCAACCACTCCTTTGGCCAGAGCCCGATGGTGCAAATGTATAGCAGCAACAGCCCCTGGTTTAACGCCGTGGCCACGCACCCCTACAACGTAGGCACCGACTTCAACCACGAAAGCGAGTACACCCGCTACTTCAGCAAGCAGGTCATCAAGTTCTGGCTGGACGAGTACCACATCGACGGCTACCGCTACGATCTGGCCGGCGGTTTCAGCCAGGTGCAGAAAACGGAAGCCACCTACGAGTCGGTGTTCGACCAGTCGCGCGTGAACATCTGGAAGGACTACTACGCCGCCCAACAGGCCGCCAGCCCCGGATCTTACGCTATCCTGGAAACCTTCGTGGCCAACGACGAAGCTAAGGCTCTATCGGCTGCCGGCCTGATGCTGTGGGGCAAGATGACGACTAACTACAACGAGGCCACTATGGGCTACAACGACGGCAACAAGTCCGACTTGAGCTGGGGCTACTACAAGCAGCGCGGCTTTACGGAGCCTAACCTGGTGACGTACATGGAAAGCCACGACGAGGACCGGCTGATGTACAAGAACCTGCGCTTCGGCAACAGCTCCGGCAGCTACTCGGTGAAAAACCTGAACACGGCCCTGAGCCGCCAGGAAACGGCCGCCGCTTTCTTCTTCCTGGTGCCCGGCCCCCGCATGATCTGGCAGTTTGGCGAAGTTGGCTACGACAAAGGCATCTTCATGTGCCCCAACGGTACCTACCCCGGCGACGACGGCACGGACCCCAACAAATACGGCAAGGATGATGGGTGCAAGCTCAGCAACAAGCCCGTGCTGGACGAGTACTACGACAACCCCAACCGCCGCCACCTCTACGACGTGTACCGCAGCCTGATTACGCTGCGCACCAGCCAGCCCGTATTCGAAAACACCAGCGCCACCTTCACGCAGACCACTACCGGCGCGGTGAAAACCCTGCACCTCAGCGACGCCAGCCTGAGCATGACGGTGCTGGGCAACTTCGACGTGGTAGCCAAAACCGTGAGCCCCGATTTCCAGTCGGCCGGAACCTGGTACAACTACCTCGACGGCACTTCCCTCACCGTAGCTGCCGCCGACGTGAGCAAGCAGCTCACCCTGCAGCCCGGAGAGTACCGCGTGTATTTGTCGAAGAAAGTAGCCGTGCCAAGCGGCACCGTGCTGCCCACCACTACGGAGCGCGCCGCCCTGGCTTTGAGTTTTACAGCGGCTCCCAACCCGGCCGGCTCGGCCGTACGCCTGAAGTACACGCTACCCCAGGCCACCCAGGTTTCGGTGAGCGTGGTGAACGTGCTGGGCGCTACGGTGCGCACCGTACCCGCTGCTGCCAAGCAGGCCACCGGCGCGCATGAGCTGAGCATTCCGGTACAGGACCTGGCTAACGGCGTGTACATCGTGCGCCTGCAGGCCGGCGGCAAAGTAGCCACCACCCGCCTGATGGTTCAGCACTAA